A genomic region of Terriglobia bacterium contains the following coding sequences:
- a CDS encoding leucine dehydrogenase: protein MKIREIRVPGYERVVLGSGDAAGYQGIIAIHSTTLGPAVGGTRYWSYKTEDDAMTDALRLARGMTYKNALAGLPFGGGKSIIMHDGKATDREQLFRAHGRMVNSFAGKYITAEDVGTSPADMEYILKETTYVGGLQGRSGDPSPHTARGVFRAMQAAAKHKWGSDDLAGKTVAIQGCGHVGYFLAGELARVGAKLIVTDVDAAKVKRAMDDHGASMVALEEIYSAEADIFAPCALGGVVNDQTLPEFKVALVVGGANNQLLEPRHGDLLEKRRIVYAPDYAANAGGVINGCCREMMGWDVEKTLAKTDAIYDTLLTIFAMAEREKIPTYQAADRLAEERWKPVLRA from the coding sequence ATGAAAATCAGGGAAATCCGTGTGCCCGGCTATGAGCGTGTAGTGCTTGGGTCGGGCGACGCAGCAGGCTACCAGGGAATTATTGCGATCCATTCCACGACGCTGGGCCCGGCCGTAGGCGGCACCCGTTATTGGAGTTACAAGACTGAAGACGATGCGATGACTGACGCGTTACGTCTGGCTCGGGGCATGACCTACAAAAATGCATTGGCTGGATTGCCATTTGGCGGTGGGAAATCCATCATCATGCACGATGGCAAAGCTACCGATCGCGAGCAGCTTTTCCGCGCGCATGGCCGGATGGTTAACAGCTTTGCCGGTAAATACATCACCGCAGAGGACGTGGGCACGAGTCCAGCGGACATGGAGTATATCCTGAAAGAGACTACTTACGTTGGCGGATTGCAGGGCCGTTCGGGCGATCCGTCACCGCACACGGCGCGCGGCGTATTTCGAGCGATGCAGGCTGCGGCAAAGCACAAATGGGGAAGCGACGATCTGGCGGGAAAGACCGTCGCCATTCAGGGCTGCGGACACGTGGGATATTTTCTGGCCGGAGAGCTGGCGCGAGTCGGGGCCAAGCTGATTGTTACCGATGTGGATGCGGCCAAGGTAAAGCGCGCAATGGACGATCATGGAGCAAGCATGGTCGCGCTGGAAGAGATTTATTCGGCAGAGGCCGACATATTTGCGCCGTGCGCGCTAGGTGGAGTCGTCAACGATCAGACGCTGCCGGAATTCAAAGTCGCGCTGGTCGTGGGCGGGGCTAACAACCAATTGCTGGAGCCTCGGCATGGCGATCTGCTGGAGAAGCGGCGCATTGTTTACGCGCCCGATTACGCGGCCAATGCCGGCGGCGTAATCAATGGCTGCTGCCGCGAGATGATGGGATGGGACGTTGAGAAAACGCTGGCGAAGACCGATGCGATCTATGACACGCTGCTGACCATCTTTGCCATGGCTGAAAGAGAAAAGATTCCCACGTATCAGGCGGCTGATCGGCTGGCGGAAGAGCGGTGGAAACCTGTACTTCGTGCCTGA